CCGGGCTGCCCATGGTGAACTCGCCGCCGCGAATCGGCACCATGGCAAATTTCACCGGCGAGCCGGGAATGTCATTCGTGTAAGGCTTCATCTGCGCTTCGCTCGTCACGTCCAGCCGCGACATAATCAGTTTGTGGATGTTCGCCACGACTTCCGTTTCATCACCGGTGGGAGCAGCCTCCTGTTTGCGGGCGATCAACGGCGGGATTCCCTCCGGCCACCCGGCGCCCTGCTCAATCCAGCGCCGCAACAGGTCCGTCTCCTCTTTTTTTAGCGGATCGCCTTTCGGCGGCATGTGCTTGTCGTCGTCCGCCGGCGCAATCGTGCTGGTGTAAAGCGGACTTTGATCGGGTTTGCCGGGAACGAGGGCGGTGCCGTTATCCCCGCCTTTCAAAGCCCCTTCCTTCGTGTCGAGGCGAAGCGCGCCCTTCGGCTTTTCGGGGCCGTGACAGCGGATGCAGTTGAACTCAAGGATGGGCCTGATCTGTTGGTCAAAATCAACCTTGTCGGCGGCCAGCAGTGGCGAAACCGGGTTGGCCACCAGCGCTGCCGCGATCAATGTGAGGTGTCGTTTCATGCTTTCTTAGCTGTGCGGGCGCTACTGTTGACGTTGCCGGTTTTCTTGTCAATCTGTTGACGCACCATGCCGGAGAGAAAATTCAAAGTAATCCCCCTGGCGCTGGGCGCCGCGCTACTCACGGTGCTCGGCCTGATCGCTTACGCGCTTTTCGAACTTAACCGGCCGGTTCCCCGTCCGCCCCTGCCCAACCCGAATGGTTATGACGATTTTGTTAAGGCAGGCCAGAGCCTGATCGGTGACCCAGGCAACTATGGCACGATGACACAAGAGGAACTGCGTTCGCTTGTTGCAACGAATGCCGCTACTCTGTCTCTCCTCCGGCAGGGATTGACACGGCGCTGTCGCATTGCGCTCGGCTTCTCCACTAGTTACCTGAGCATCCGGAGGCCCGAGTTAATGACCACCAAGAAACTCGCCCAATTGCTTGTCGCG
This genomic interval from Candidatus Angelobacter sp. contains the following:
- a CDS encoding SUMF1/EgtB/PvdO family nonheme iron enzyme, with product MKRHLTLIAAALVANPVSPLLAADKVDFDQQIRPILEFNCIRCHGPEKPKGALRLDTKEGALKGGDNGTALVPGKPDQSPLYTSTIAPADDDKHMPPKGDPLKKEETDLLRRWIEQGAGWPEGIPPLIARKQEAAPTGDETEVVANIHKLIMSRLDVTSEAQMKPYTNDIPGSPVKFAMVPIRGGEFTMGSPDTEPGRKPDEGPAHKVRISPFWMEQCEVTWNEFELFMYPDEERKFKETMQTDPYVDKVSDAVSRPTKPYVEMSFGMGRDGYPAISMTQHAANKYCEWLSAKTGQFYRLPTEAEWEYACRAGTTTAYSFGDDESKLGDYAWFGKNSDFKYQKVGRKKPNPWGL